One segment of Pasteurella skyensis DNA contains the following:
- the rpsG gene encoding 30S ribosomal protein S7 — MPRRRVIGQRKILPDPKFGSELLAKFINVLMVDGKKSIAESIVYGALETLAQRTGKDALEAFEEALENVRPTVEVKSRRVGGSTYQVPVEVRPVRRNALAMRWIVDSARKRGDKSMALRLANELSDATENKGASVKKREDVHRMAEANKAFAHYRW; from the coding sequence ATGCCACGTCGTCGTGTTATTGGACAACGCAAGATCCTTCCAGATCCTAAATTCGGATCAGAATTACTTGCGAAATTTATTAATGTTTTAATGGTAGATGGTAAAAAATCTATCGCAGAATCAATTGTTTATGGTGCTTTAGAGACGTTAGCACAACGTACAGGTAAAGACGCATTAGAAGCATTTGAGGAAGCACTTGAAAATGTTCGCCCAACTGTTGAGGTTAAATCTCGTCGTGTGGGTGGTTCAACTTACCAAGTGCCAGTAGAAGTTCGCCCAGTGCGTCGTAATGCATTGGCTATGCGTTGGATCGTAGATTCAGCTCGTAAACGTGGTGACAAATCAATGGCATTACGTTTAGCAAACGAACTTTCTGATGCAACAGAAAACAAAGGTGCATCGGTGAAAAAACGTGAAGACGTTCACCGTATGGCTGAAGCGAATAAAGCATTTGCTCACTACCGCTGGTAA
- the rpsL gene encoding 30S ribosomal protein S12 — protein MATINQLVRKPRVKKVVKSNVPALESCPQKRGVCTRVYTTTPKKPNSALRKVCRIRLTNGYEVTSYIGGEGHNLQEHSVVLIRGGRVKDLPGVRYHTVRGALDCAGVKDRKQARSKYGVKRPKS, from the coding sequence ATGGCAACTATCAACCAATTAGTACGCAAACCGCGTGTGAAAAAGGTTGTAAAAAGCAACGTTCCTGCATTAGAATCTTGTCCGCAGAAACGTGGCGTGTGTACACGTGTGTACACAACTACACCTAAAAAACCGAATTCAGCATTACGTAAAGTATGTCGTATTCGTCTAACAAATGGTTACGAAGTAACTTCTTATATCGGTGGTGAAGGTCATAACCTTCAAGAGCATAGTGTTGTTCTTATCCGTGGTGGTCGTGTTAAAGACTTACCTGGTGTGCGTTACCACACCGTACGTGGTGCACTTGACTGTGCTGGCGTAAAAGATCGTAAACAAGCGCGTTCTAAATATGGCGTTAAACGTCCTAAATCTTAA
- a CDS encoding TonB-dependent receptor, giving the protein MRYSNISIGIVSIVFSSNIFALQTENSTILNVDKTPSTELGTIYVHPEYLEIEHLRNTKEIIVISKEQIQEKGHRTISDILAEVPSVSVGATGHGQIDIRGQGADQASRNIQVIVDGVPITALTNHPNQLNYDVIPVEQIERIEIIPGGGSVLYGSGASGGIVNITSSVKSVDNPVYSLSGESNSKGYRLNVNLGTRLNDNLAVTFNASKLNRDLHFVDTFRHSEYYSAGLSWDINDTQNLTVRASHLNEDSLYLENISYDKVKKYGTNYRPKIKNGKRAYLYGDRRQDHISVTYRYNTVNNISVISDAFYQKGFYVGVKELDKTVYTNAFGIRNKVKWHYMNGGELLIGIDGTVQKSQLEYYSYKKPKIFNYDKKVFAGYIANQLKWGNWETSQGIRRELTKWGFEKARYQYSIKENQIFNDTKNLWNTAFDLSLAYHYSDSGRVYARYERGYTVPDGIQVTDIVSSMNKDKKKIYHYRGTRAEPEKFNMYEIGLKDSFKFTTVNLVGWYSQTNNQMSRLIYRGNYETINALKTKRWGMDLSMIQQFGNLTLEESYSYLKGRTDYASDEIRKYIASKRYKGKTSNFLRSGLQKVPRHKVALRATYDFTDNLSATVRYTYQSKYENTMYQEDQEGKGNDQVKSFEIVDLSMKYQPRDWIQVYGGITNVFDKKYFNYSSGTGFSPTIVPGAERGYFLGLKAVF; this is encoded by the coding sequence ATGAGATATAGCAATATTAGTATTGGAATAGTGTCTATAGTATTTTCTTCGAATATCTTTGCATTACAAACAGAAAACTCGACAATTCTAAATGTTGATAAAACTCCCTCTACCGAATTAGGTACGATTTACGTTCATCCTGAGTATCTTGAAATTGAACACCTCCGTAATACTAAAGAAATCATCGTTATTTCTAAAGAACAGATTCAAGAAAAAGGTCATCGTACTATCTCGGATATACTTGCCGAAGTGCCTTCTGTTTCTGTTGGGGCGACAGGGCATGGTCAAATAGATATTCGTGGACAAGGTGCAGATCAAGCCTCGCGTAATATTCAGGTAATCGTTGATGGTGTACCAATTACTGCATTAACGAATCATCCAAATCAGCTGAACTATGATGTAATTCCTGTAGAACAAATTGAGCGTATAGAGATTATTCCAGGTGGTGGTTCTGTATTATATGGTAGTGGAGCATCTGGAGGGATAGTCAATATCACTTCTAGTGTAAAAAGTGTTGATAATCCAGTCTATAGTCTATCTGGAGAATCTAACTCTAAGGGTTATCGTTTGAATGTAAATCTTGGTACCCGTTTAAATGATAATTTAGCTGTCACATTTAATGCAAGTAAGTTAAATAGAGACCTTCATTTTGTTGATACTTTTCGCCATTCAGAATATTATTCTGCAGGATTAAGTTGGGATATTAATGATACACAAAACTTAACTGTAAGAGCCTCTCACTTAAACGAAGATTCTCTTTATCTTGAGAATATTAGTTATGATAAAGTCAAAAAATATGGAACAAATTATCGACCTAAAATAAAAAATGGTAAGAGGGCGTATTTGTATGGAGATCGTCGTCAGGATCATATAAGTGTCACTTATCGTTATAATACAGTCAATAATATTAGTGTCATTTCAGATGCTTTTTATCAAAAAGGTTTTTATGTAGGAGTAAAAGAGCTTGATAAAACGGTTTATACTAATGCATTTGGTATTCGTAATAAAGTTAAATGGCACTATATGAATGGTGGAGAACTGTTAATAGGGATTGATGGAACAGTTCAAAAATCTCAATTAGAATACTATAGTTATAAAAAACCTAAGATATTTAATTATGATAAAAAAGTTTTTGCAGGATATATAGCTAACCAATTGAAATGGGGAAATTGGGAAACTAGCCAAGGTATTCGTCGAGAGTTAACAAAATGGGGCTTTGAAAAAGCGCGTTATCAGTATAGTATAAAAGAAAATCAAATATTTAATGATACCAAAAACTTATGGAATACAGCCTTTGATTTAAGTCTTGCCTATCATTACAGTGATTCAGGACGTGTTTATGCTCGTTACGAGCGAGGTTACACCGTGCCGGATGGAATACAAGTTACTGATATTGTTTCATCAATGAATAAAGACAAGAAGAAAATATATCATTATCGTGGTACAAGGGCGGAGCCTGAAAAATTTAATATGTATGAAATAGGGCTAAAAGACTCTTTTAAATTTACTACAGTCAATTTAGTAGGTTGGTATTCACAAACGAATAACCAAATGTCTCGCCTTATTTATCGTGGTAATTATGAAACTATTAATGCTTTAAAAACAAAACGTTGGGGAATGGATCTCTCAATGATACAGCAATTTGGTAATCTTACATTAGAAGAAAGTTATTCTTACTTAAAAGGTCGTACAGATTATGCAAGTGATGAGATACGTAAGTATATTGCAAGTAAACGGTATAAAGGTAAAACTTCTAACTTCTTAAGATCAGGGTTACAAAAAGTACCTCGACATAAAGTCGCTTTACGTGCAACTTATGATTTCACTGACAATTTATCGGCAACTGTACGCTATACTTATCAAAGTAAATATGAAAATACTATGTACCAAGAAGATCAAGAGGGTAAAGGAAATGATCAGGTAAAAAGTTTCGAAATTGTTGACTTGAGTATGAAGTATCAACCTAGAGATTGGATACAAGTATATGGTGGTATAACGAATGTTTTTGATAAAAAATACTTCAATTATTCATCTGGTACAGGTTTTTCTCCAACGATAGTACCTGGCGCTGAAAGAGGTTATTTTCTTGGTCTAAAAGCGGTTTTTTAA